In the genome of Crassostrea angulata isolate pt1a10 chromosome 6, ASM2561291v2, whole genome shotgun sequence, the window AAGATTTGAGTTGAGATTTTTCTATTAAGTAAGGTCTCCAAACAAAGTGTCCTCTTTTTGTGTGATTTCAATCggctttaatttgtttatagGTCAACTCTTTTTGAATTCTGTCTTTGGTATGAATCCAGATAAATGTTGTGCACCCCTGTGTCTGTGGATTTTAAGTGTCTCCTTTTTCTGTGATCTCTTTTTTCATTCCTTTTTATTGATGGACCAGTTTTAATGACCTTTTGGTCTCCTCTCTCTTTGGTCCTTCTTTGCtgacatgtacatttgtaattttaacatCAAACACCTTTTTTCAATTTCCTACCCAAACATGATGATGTTAATATGGAGATTTCACAAGTTATTGAAAATAGACATggaaaattcagatttttaagCAACTGAAGATTATGTATATATTCATTGTCAATATGGATTGCATGTGCCATTATTTAGGACACAGTAAGAGATCTCCATATGTACAACAATATCACCTGTTAAACAACCTCACCTGACTGTGGGCGTGGCACCTGATCACCTGATCATAAATCTGTCCATGATGAATGTGTTTATTTCAGTgttcaatcaaatttttaaaaaaattgttatacaaAATTTGAAAGCTCTTTAGAATCATAGCATGGAATTTAGGcaaatgtttgttatttaccCAAACACCTTAAATTGTGTATCAGCATCACACATTGACAATAATTCTAAaggaaagtacatgtaaatgctaATATTTGTTTATGTGAATTTCTTGCAAACTGTACAatattttcctatttaatttTGTGTTACAACTGCTGACATGTTATATATCTATATGACTTGTAATTATTTCATCAACATAGCAATGATAAGGTGATTTATGTACTTTAAACATTCAAAAGTTCTGTAATTTTATGAAAGACGTTTTGTGTACCTCTCTTTATGTTTCTCAATGTGTCTTTCAGGAGGATGCCTTAATGAATGCTGGCTATGGACCGCTGTAGAACCCTCCACAGACCTAAGTATGACGACGGGACATCAAGTTAGTCCAGAGGGTCGTTCCTCAGTGGCAAACAGTCATCATTACTGAAGAACTAATGCATTCAAATTTCATGATTGGAAAGATAATGCTTCCAAAGTTTGAACACACAAAGCTGCACTGTGGTGGAGTGAATTCCAAGACACATGTACTTTTTGCGTTTTACCGCTGGAGTTTAGGTTTTAGAACTTCTCTACCCGAATTAATTACATTCATAACTTTTATTTACTATAATTGGAGGAAGTGAACATAACAAACTGTAAACAATATTCCAGATTCTCCCTAGAAAATTTCCCCGTCCTTGATTGAGTCATTTAGTTGGACCTGTCCTCCGTTTGAGGATGCGTTTGTCAAGTCATCTTTTAGAATCTGTACATTATTTACCCTCCCAAGATAAGGAATTGACTATTTATTTACTGTGTGATAGACTTCGCATTCATTTAGCCACATGTGTTTACATAATGGTTGGAGACACTTTTCATGTGTACACGGTTGTTATGTTTGGCAATTTGACTACAGGAAGTTGTTGCTACACTCTCTTGCAATCCTGTCTGTATTTAATTCACAGAATACTGGTTGCTAGTAGTTTTAatgtaaaaagtaattttaataaaaaccaacaaaacTCAGTACTGTGATCTTGTCTTTGTAGACTGAGTCATACAAAGAAcatctttttataaaattattacacataattgttaaaatcaatatatatgaaatttttataaaatttgacaatatttacattatgtTCATCTGTTTACTAACAGAGATTACAGAACATAATGATGGACCAGATAGTAGTTCACTGCTAGATACCATCGTCATAAGAAATATTTAAGCATGAACTTGCCTTCTTTTTTTAACAGTAACCCGTTTATATTAATATGTTGACTTGTATAGGTGTATGAGTTGTATAGCTAATGACTAATGAATAATAAATTACCTACTCCCTTAAACACtaaatgttttacaattataatacaGTTACTCCTAAATGATAGCCAGTATACTGATTGTGATATACAATTAATCCATCAATTTCCTTACCTAAATTAAAGGGCCCctgattttaaatacatgaaataaaatttgtagataaacttttaaagattaagtacatgtacatgcttaaagcaaaatacatgtattcttatgAAAGTTATGAAACATTCTTTGAATATGTAAAAGCCATGAAGTTGACTGTCACTCTCTAGACACAAGTAGATCCCCTCTCTTATTCATGTCCGATTATTTTCTAAAATcgattgtatttttaaaagaatccACATCCCGGTCCTCATAAGAACACTTTTGGAGCAACAACGTTTCGAATTCTAAATCCACTAGATTATAAGATTCCCGAATTGGTCAACCACTTTATCCAGCTGCTCAGAGTTTGGAACAAATTCGGGATGCGTTATTTTCTGGAGTTTGGGAACCTCCGGAAGTACTGTAGATGATTTCTTGAATCTAAGAATCCCCTCGCACGTGTTGATACACTCCGGTAACGCCCTCTCCACATTTCGCGCCTCCTCCAGGTTTCTCTGGATTGTCCCCCTTTGTTCCTCCAGACGCTTGATATCTTCCGACTTCCGCTCCCTCACACGCTTGAGGTACTCGTCTTTCGCCCGCCTGGCGGCTTCCTCTAGCTTCTCTCCGTGCTGTCGGATCTCGTTCTCGATGGCGGCGTACTTTTCCCGTATCCTGTCCTCTTCGATGGCGACATCTTTGTCCAGGTGATGGTACAGAGACACCGCCGTCCGCACGGTCTCCCGTTCCTGCGCGATGATCTCCCGCCTAGCTTTACACAGATCTTCCAGATCCTCCACCCCGTGCTTGTTGTGGAAGCTGACCAGACACTTCCCACAGATCACCGCGCCACACTGCACGCAGTAAAACTCGCAAGTGTGGCCGTCGTGAGTTTTACATTTCGGAAGCGGAATTTCCATTATATATGATCCTTCACGAACTTGATCTTGGCGCCTCGGCGCATTCAATGCATCTCAGTTCTAGAATTCTCTGGAAAATCCATCTAGAATGGGACTGTATTTAGTGTAAAGACTGTGTATAAATACGCCAAACAATATAGATTTAAAGTCCTTCTGTTCAACTATCTGAACCAACGTAATCAAACTATTGGCAACACAGAGGTTTTGGTTCTTTCAACAGTTCAATACACCCAGCTATAGGTTACAATACACCCAGCTATAGGTTTAACAGCAAACAATTTGTCATTGATGTTCAACATTTCAATACACCCAGCTATAGGTTTAACAGCTAACAATTTGTCATTGATGTTCCTTCCGCTTTTAGGTCAGTTGTTTTATTCCCGCTGTTGAAAgcgaaaatctttttaaaaatgctcgCAGTTGCTCGAACCATGCTAGGACAAACAAGTCTACTGAATGCCCCTTTCCGATACCTTTTCAGATTCTtccatatttcttttaaagttttgaagTACAATTTACTAGTTAAGTTACTAGATTTTGCGATGTAATCGGACCTGAAGCTTGCAATTACGTATATTGATACTTTGAACCCCCTTACCAAACCTATATTGAAATTGGGGAGAGACAAGCACCTCAGATTTGGTTAGGTGCTTAGTTCGAACCAATACCTGCTTTTGTCGTTCATTTGGGTATGAAGGGGCGAACATTGTACTTTCGTCAAATATCCATGCAAAACTACTCTTAAAATCGTTAGTGTTGATCCGTACAATGTATAGAGACAATCATGGTTTGGTGAGAGCAATCtgtagaaatttcatgcaaacgCCGTGAAAAATatggttaattttatttttattttgtatttatttattaatattttatgtggATCAAAAAAatactcaatttttttaattgccaGACAAACCCCTTAATTTATTGCTTAACATAATcaattttatctcttttcttttatagatgatattttttaataggAATGTTCCAATTACAATTAACATTATGGGTGTATGAACAACACTTCAGCGATTTTGGATTGAGGAGATCATGAGATAATGACAATAAGTGATAGTCACTTGATATGATTTCCGTGCAATGCTTTAGAGGACCTTGATCACAGAGGCCAGTACAGCGTGAAGAGCATGTACATCGTCATATACAATATAAATGATTATCATGTTCTTTAGTTGACAATGATCCGGCCGATAATGAAAGAAATTCGGGAATTTTGTGGATAATTAGAGGAATTCGGGAATTTTGTTGATAAGTCGACAGCTTAATTGGTCAGAGTTTGAATTTGCAATGACTGGTCTCAAATTATCCATGTAGCTGTCTAATTATAGTACCATGGCATCGACTCGTCCGTACCTCCATAATATGTGATTGTCGAGGGATTCCAGTTCCCGTACAGGTACTCACACAATGCTGTAACAAAGCAACATATTCATCTATATAGTAAATAACCATACACACtcattaaaattagatgttacATCCCCTCGCTTACTGTGTAGCGAGTTGGTGGGCGGATCTATAACATCTGATTTAATTGAACTGTACACATCATAGAATacagatttacatgtatttaccaccaccaccacccccctccccccaattaTTCAGATTAAGAAGATCGGTTCTTCCATACTTCGTACTGTGTCAAGCCTTTCCGAGCAACAGCATATAAAAGTCAATAAAGGCATGCtgtttgattatatatttttttattgcaaagaTATAATCTTTTTCCAAACTGAATACCATTAAACAAGGACCATGGTGACAAATCACAAATGTACCTACATCTTTGTGTTGAGATATTATCTAACAAATAATACGTAACACTGGTCATTTATCCTGGGTATCATGGACAAGTTACCTACACGTAATGGCGTCAGGTGTATTTGATACACAAGCTGCGTGATCAAGATTATCAAATGGAATTATTGAGACATGTACACAGAACATGAACGAATTACGTATAGATCACGAAACTATGAGTGGGCTACACGCCGAGTATCTAAGATCAATTTAAACTTTAGCATCCTTAAAGAGCTCATATTATCAGTTTACGAAATACTAGTACAGGTTTTTCAACGCAAACATCTCTTTACTGAATTACATTTTCTCTGACATAACAAAGCACACACTGATAAAAACCACACGCACGTCACATTTTTCTGTATTAATAAGAGTACCCTTCCCTTTTCATGATGGacagaaataaattaaagtcaGGCATTACGGGCGTGATTTAACCAATCGTATGTGTAATATAATGTACTGACAATAATCTCCTACTAACTTCAGTTTTGTTATATCA includes:
- the LOC128188180 gene encoding tripartite motif-containing protein 3-like — encoded protein: MEIPLPKCKTHDGHTCEFYCVQCGAVICGKCLVSFHNKHGVEDLEDLCKARREIIAQERETVRTAVSLYHHLDKDVAIEEDRIREKYAAIENEIRQHGEKLEEAARRAKDEYLKRVRERKSEDIKRLEEQRGTIQRNLEEARNVERALPECINTCEGILRFKKSSTVLPEVPKLQKITHPEFVPNSEQLDKVVDQFGNLII